A single region of the Selenomonas sp. oral taxon 920 genome encodes:
- the gyrB gene encoding DNA topoisomerase (ATP-hydrolyzing) subunit B codes for MAKNIDLSANEQQAEVRPMTEAEAKEAAEMADMPDLSGIAISAEEMGDEVTAVDADYGAGQIQVLEGLEAVRKRPGMYIGSTSERGLHHLVYEVVDNSIDEALAGYCDTVEVVIHRDNSITVTDNGRGIPVDMHESGMPAVEVVLTVLHAGGKFGGDGYKVSGGLHGVGVSVVNALSSEMDVEVRRDGKIYAISFARGVTVEKLHEIGTSETTGTRVHFVPDPEIFTVTTYSFETLKHRLRELAFLNHGITITLVDERGEEERRETFHFDGGIRSFVSHLNRKKETINEEPIYFNGVKDDTVVEIAMQYNDSYQENIYSFVNNINTEEGGTHLAGFKIALTRAANDFARRLNVLKDKDGNLSGEDVREGLTCVISLKVREPQFEGQTKTKLGNSEVRGIVDSIVTEGLTEYFEENPTVTKKVLDKALMASRAREAARKARELTRRKNALEVSSLPGKLADCSVKDPDQCEIYIVEGDSAGGSAKQGRDRRFQAILPLRGKILNVEKARLDKIFANAEIRTMITAFGTGIGEEFDLAKRRYSKIIIMTDADVDGAHIRTLLLTFFYRYMKPLVDHGHVYIAQPPLYQIRKDKKHFYTYSDEEQAKKLDEIGREGVTIQRYKGLGEMNPEQLWETTMNPEGRTMLQVGAEDAEAADELFTILMGDKVEPRRQFIEENARLVRNLDI; via the coding sequence ATGGCAAAGAATATCGACCTAAGTGCAAACGAACAGCAGGCGGAGGTACGCCCGATGACCGAGGCAGAGGCAAAGGAAGCCGCCGAAATGGCGGACATGCCCGACCTCTCGGGCATCGCCATCTCCGCCGAGGAGATGGGCGATGAGGTGACCGCCGTTGACGCCGACTATGGCGCGGGACAGATCCAAGTCCTCGAAGGACTGGAGGCGGTGCGCAAGCGTCCCGGTATGTACATCGGTTCGACATCGGAGCGCGGACTGCATCATCTCGTCTATGAGGTCGTGGACAACTCCATCGACGAGGCGCTCGCGGGGTACTGCGACACCGTCGAGGTCGTCATCCATCGGGACAACAGCATCACCGTCACCGACAACGGGCGCGGCATCCCCGTCGACATGCACGAGAGCGGCATGCCCGCCGTCGAGGTCGTGCTGACCGTCCTCCATGCGGGCGGCAAATTCGGCGGCGACGGCTACAAAGTCTCGGGCGGACTGCACGGCGTCGGCGTCTCCGTCGTCAACGCACTTTCGTCCGAAATGGACGTCGAGGTGCGCCGCGACGGAAAAATCTACGCCATCTCCTTTGCGCGCGGTGTGACCGTGGAGAAGCTGCACGAGATCGGCACATCCGAGACCACGGGCACGCGCGTCCACTTCGTCCCCGACCCCGAGATCTTCACCGTCACCACGTACAGCTTCGAGACACTCAAACATCGTCTGCGCGAGCTTGCCTTCCTCAACCACGGCATCACGATTACACTCGTCGATGAGCGCGGCGAGGAGGAGCGGCGCGAGACCTTCCATTTCGACGGCGGCATCCGCTCCTTCGTCTCCCACCTCAACCGCAAGAAGGAAACGATCAACGAGGAGCCGATCTACTTCAACGGCGTCAAGGACGACACCGTCGTCGAGATCGCGATGCAGTACAATGACAGCTATCAGGAGAACATCTACAGCTTCGTCAACAACATCAATACCGAGGAGGGCGGCACCCACCTCGCGGGCTTCAAGATCGCCCTCACACGCGCGGCGAACGACTTTGCACGGCGGCTGAACGTGCTCAAGGACAAGGACGGCAACCTCTCCGGCGAGGACGTACGCGAGGGGCTCACCTGCGTCATCAGCCTCAAGGTGCGCGAGCCGCAGTTCGAGGGACAGACCAAGACCAAGCTCGGCAACTCCGAGGTGCGCGGCATCGTCGACTCCATCGTCACCGAGGGGCTGACCGAGTACTTCGAGGAGAACCCCACCGTCACAAAGAAGGTGCTCGACAAGGCACTGATGGCTTCCAGAGCGCGCGAGGCGGCACGCAAGGCGCGCGAACTCACGCGGCGCAAGAATGCACTGGAGGTGTCGAGCCTCCCCGGCAAGCTCGCGGACTGCTCCGTCAAGGATCCCGATCAATGCGAAATCTATATCGTCGAGGGCGACTCTGCGGGCGGCTCTGCCAAGCAGGGACGCGACCGCCGCTTTCAGGCGATCCTGCCCCTGCGCGGCAAAATCCTGAACGTCGAGAAGGCACGCCTCGACAAGATCTTTGCAAATGCCGAGATCCGCACGATGATCACGGCGTTCGGCACGGGCATCGGCGAGGAGTTTGACCTGGCGAAGCGCCGCTACAGCAAGATCATCATCATGACGGATGCGGACGTCGACGGCGCGCATATCCGCACGCTGCTTCTCACGTTCTTCTACCGCTACATGAAGCCGCTCGTCGACCACGGACACGTCTACATCGCGCAGCCGCCGCTCTATCAGATCCGCAAGGACAAGAAGCATTTCTACACCTACTCCGACGAGGAACAGGCGAAAAAGCTCGACGAGATCGGGCGCGAGGGCGTAACGATTCAGCGCTACAAGGGTCTCGGTGAGATGAACCCCGAGCAGCTCTGGGAGACCACCATGAACCCCGAGGGGCGCACCATGCTGCAGGTCGGCGCGGAGGATGCGGAGGCGGCGGACGAGCTCTTCACCATCCTCATGGGTGACAAGGTTGAGCCGCGCCGCCAGTTCATCGAGGAAAATGCACGTCTCGTGCGGAATCTGGATATTTAA